The Sphingobium sp. BYY-5 genome contains a region encoding:
- the truB gene encoding tRNA pseudouridine(55) synthase TruB, whose translation MHGWIILDKPHGLGSTQAVSAVKRALRTSGAGKWKVGHGGTLDPLATGVLPIAIGEATKLAGRMLDSDKIYDFTVRFGVQTDTLDLEGKGIAESDHRPTLEQVEAILPRFTGPIEQAPPAYSAILIDGQRAYDLARKGEEVEMKTRSVTIHELVVTSSPARGGGPPQAVEGCHPLDSGTPLRQGCALPPPLSGEEMETVTLRAHVSKGTYIRSLARDIALMLGTVGHVTMLRRLKAGPFTLETAISLDKLDEAATGGGIAQLMLPLTAGLDDIPALAVSPDEALALRQGKVLMGKPHTGLLLAMEGETPVALVEASGPEIRVVRGFNL comes from the coding sequence ATGCATGGCTGGATCATCCTCGACAAACCCCATGGCCTTGGCTCCACCCAGGCGGTGAGCGCGGTCAAGCGCGCGCTGCGCACCAGTGGTGCAGGCAAGTGGAAGGTCGGCCATGGCGGCACGCTCGATCCGTTGGCGACCGGCGTGCTGCCGATCGCGATCGGGGAGGCGACCAAGCTCGCCGGACGGATGCTCGACAGCGACAAGATCTACGACTTTACTGTCCGGTTCGGTGTTCAGACCGACACGCTCGACCTGGAAGGAAAGGGGATCGCGGAAAGCGACCATCGGCCCACGCTGGAGCAGGTGGAGGCGATCCTGCCGCGCTTTACCGGCCCGATCGAGCAGGCGCCACCGGCCTATTCCGCCATCCTGATAGACGGTCAGCGCGCCTACGACCTCGCCCGGAAGGGGGAGGAAGTGGAGATGAAGACGCGGTCGGTGACGATCCATGAGCTGGTCGTCACATCCTCCCCTGCAAGGGGAGGGGGACCGCCGCAGGCGGTGGAGGGGTGTCACCCTCTCGATAGCGGGACACCCCTCCGTCAGGGCTGCGCCCTGCCACCTCCCCTTTCAGGGGAGGAGATGGAGACTGTCACCCTCCGCGCCCATGTCTCCAAGGGCACTTATATCCGTTCCCTTGCCCGCGACATCGCGCTGATGCTCGGCACGGTCGGCCATGTCACCATGCTCCGCCGGCTGAAGGCGGGGCCGTTCACCCTGGAAACCGCGATTTCGCTGGACAAATTGGACGAAGCTGCTACGGGCGGCGGCATCGCGCAGCTTATGCTGCCGTTGACGGCGGGGCTGGACGACATCCCGGCTCTCGCAGTCTCTCCCGATGAAGCGCTGGCTCTCCGACAGGGGAAAGTGCTCATGGGGAAACCGCATACCGGCTTGTTACTGGCGATGGAAGGTGAAACGCCTGTCGCGCTGGTGGAGGCCAGTGGCCCGGAAATCCGGGTGGTGCGCGGCTTTAATCTCTAA
- the infB gene encoding translation initiation factor IF-2 encodes MSDSKEDKPVLGRKPLGIKRTVESGQVQQQFSHGRKNTVVVEVKRRRVLGKPGETTGAAPAAAPQADPAPAPVAPRPAAPAPHQQARAPQPAAPRQAPPQSLMSRQELQAKLLREAEESRMNALEEARRREDAQRLAASEEEKRRAEENRQAAETAEADSVRQVEVEASVAEDQAAVAPAPVEEAAPVQEAPAEAEGRPATAIASPPPPRRFTPVTPVKRPEPAKPDRAKRGDDNRRQAGKLTVTRALSDDDSARARSLAALKRAREKERRAHYAGGSQPREKQSRDVIVPESITVQELANRMAEKGADLVKALFKMGTAVTLNQPIDQDTAELLVEEFGHRIQRVSDADVEIGMEGEVDAAEMLQPRAPVVTIMGHVDHGKTSLLDALRGTNVVSGESGGITQHIGAYQIKTKGGDLITFLDTPGHEAFSEMRARGANVTDIVILVVAADDGLMPQTIEAINHTKAAGVPMIVAINKCDKPEANPQKVRERLLEHEVIVEDMGGETQDVEVSALKGTGLDTLIDKILLQSELLELTANPDRAAEGNVIEAQLDKGRGAVATVLVRKGTLKIGDTFVIGSESGKVRAMINDQGQQVKTAGPSTPVEVLGLSGVPMAGDQLTVVENEARAREVAAYRQEQATKKRTTAAPTSFEHMFSALNTTVIEYPVVVKGDVQGSVEAIVTALNRISTDEIKVRILHSGVGAITESDVTLAAASRSPLIGFNVRPNAKARQLAEREKISLRYYDVIYDLLEEVRGEMAGQLAPERIETIVGRAEVLQVFPAGKKDKAAGLLVLDGIIRKGLNARLTRDDVIVSRTNIASLRRFKDDVSEVRAGMECGAMLQDTNDIKVGDTLELFEVEERQRTL; translated from the coding sequence ATGAGTGACAGCAAGGAAGACAAGCCGGTTCTGGGCCGCAAGCCGCTGGGCATCAAGCGGACCGTTGAATCCGGTCAGGTGCAGCAGCAGTTCAGCCATGGCCGCAAGAATACGGTCGTGGTTGAGGTGAAGCGGCGCCGTGTCCTGGGCAAGCCCGGTGAGACGACCGGTGCTGCCCCTGCGGCTGCGCCCCAGGCTGATCCGGCGCCCGCACCGGTTGCGCCGCGTCCCGCCGCACCCGCGCCGCATCAGCAGGCGCGCGCGCCTCAGCCGGCCGCTCCGCGCCAGGCGCCGCCGCAGAGCCTGATGTCGCGTCAGGAACTGCAGGCCAAGCTGCTGCGTGAAGCCGAGGAATCTCGCATGAACGCGCTGGAGGAAGCGCGTCGCCGTGAAGACGCCCAGCGTCTCGCCGCCAGCGAGGAAGAAAAGCGCCGCGCCGAGGAAAATCGCCAGGCCGCCGAAACCGCCGAGGCGGACTCCGTGCGTCAGGTTGAAGTCGAAGCCAGCGTTGCCGAGGATCAGGCCGCCGTCGCGCCCGCGCCGGTGGAGGAAGCCGCGCCTGTTCAGGAAGCGCCTGCCGAGGCCGAAGGACGTCCGGCAACCGCCATTGCTTCACCGCCGCCGCCGCGCCGCTTCACCCCGGTCACGCCGGTCAAGCGTCCGGAACCGGCCAAGCCCGACCGTGCCAAGCGTGGCGACGACAATCGTCGTCAGGCGGGCAAGCTGACCGTCACTCGTGCGCTCAGCGACGACGACAGCGCCCGTGCGCGCAGCCTCGCCGCCTTGAAGCGCGCCCGTGAAAAGGAGCGTCGCGCCCATTATGCCGGCGGCAGCCAGCCGCGTGAGAAGCAGTCGCGCGACGTGATCGTGCCTGAAAGCATCACCGTTCAGGAACTCGCCAACCGCATGGCCGAAAAGGGTGCGGACCTGGTGAAGGCTCTGTTCAAGATGGGCACCGCCGTCACGCTCAACCAGCCGATCGATCAGGATACGGCCGAGTTGCTGGTGGAAGAATTCGGCCACCGCATCCAGCGCGTGTCCGATGCCGACGTCGAAATCGGCATGGAAGGCGAAGTCGATGCGGCCGAAATGCTGCAACCGCGCGCGCCGGTCGTGACGATCATGGGCCATGTCGACCATGGCAAGACCTCGCTGCTCGATGCACTGCGCGGCACCAATGTGGTGTCGGGCGAAAGCGGCGGCATCACCCAGCATATCGGTGCCTATCAGATCAAGACCAAGGGCGGTGATCTCATCACCTTCCTCGACACGCCGGGTCATGAGGCTTTCTCGGAAATGCGCGCGCGTGGCGCCAACGTCACCGACATCGTCATCCTGGTGGTGGCGGCCGACGACGGGCTGATGCCGCAGACGATCGAGGCGATCAACCACACCAAGGCCGCCGGCGTTCCGATGATCGTCGCGATCAACAAGTGCGACAAGCCCGAAGCAAACCCGCAGAAGGTGCGCGAGCGCTTGCTGGAGCATGAGGTGATCGTCGAGGATATGGGCGGCGAGACGCAGGATGTCGAAGTGTCCGCGCTCAAGGGGACCGGTCTCGACACGCTGATCGACAAGATCCTGCTCCAGTCCGAACTGCTCGAACTGACCGCCAATCCCGATCGCGCCGCCGAAGGCAATGTGATCGAGGCGCAGCTCGACAAGGGCCGTGGCGCTGTCGCCACCGTGCTGGTGCGCAAGGGGACGCTGAAGATCGGCGACACCTTCGTCATCGGTTCGGAAAGCGGCAAGGTTCGCGCCATGATTAACGATCAGGGCCAGCAGGTAAAGACAGCCGGTCCTTCGACCCCGGTCGAGGTTCTGGGTCTGTCCGGCGTGCCGATGGCGGGGGATCAGCTCACCGTCGTCGAGAATGAAGCCCGCGCCCGCGAAGTCGCCGCCTATCGTCAGGAACAGGCGACCAAGAAGCGCACCACTGCCGCTCCGACCAGCTTCGAACATATGTTCTCGGCGCTGAACACCACCGTCATCGAATATCCGGTGGTGGTGAAGGGCGACGTGCAGGGGTCGGTCGAAGCGATCGTGACCGCGCTGAACCGCATCTCGACGGATGAGATCAAGGTCCGCATCCTGCATTCGGGTGTCGGCGCGATCACTGAGAGCGACGTCACCCTGGCTGCCGCCAGCCGCTCGCCGCTGATCGGCTTCAACGTCCGTCCCAACGCCAAGGCGCGCCAGTTGGCGGAGCGCGAGAAAATCTCGCTGCGCTATTATGACGTGATCTACGACCTGCTTGAAGAAGTTCGCGGCGAAATGGCGGGCCAGCTCGCTCCGGAGCGCATCGAAACCATCGTCGGCCGTGCCGAGGTGCTTCAGGTGTTCCCGGCGGGCAAGAAGGACAAGGCGGCGGGTCTGCTCGTTCTCGACGGCATCATCCGCAAGGGGCTCAACGCGCGCCTTACCCGCGACGATGTCATCGTATCGCGCACCAACATCGCGTCGCTGCGTCGCTTCAAGGACGATGTGTCCGAAGTCCGCGCCGGCATGGAATGCGGTGCGATGTTGCAGGACACGAACGACATCAAGGTCGGCGATACGCTCGAACTGTTCGAAGTCGAAGAGCGTCAGCGCACGCTGTAA
- a CDS encoding glyoxalase superfamily protein: MVMLGTITPVLRSFDEARTRAFYCDFLGFKPVFEHRFEPDSPLYMGVILGACELHLSEHYGDATPGSAIRIAVDDVTAYAAQLRAKNFGNARPGAPDKTDWGSLELTITDPAGNKLTFCTDLPEDAA, from the coding sequence ATGGTCATGCTTGGCACGATCACGCCGGTCCTCCGCAGTTTCGATGAGGCACGGACACGCGCCTTCTATTGCGACTTCCTGGGATTCAAACCGGTGTTCGAACATCGGTTCGAACCGGATTCGCCGCTCTATATGGGCGTGATCCTTGGGGCTTGCGAATTGCATCTGTCCGAACATTATGGCGATGCGACGCCTGGATCGGCCATTCGCATCGCCGTCGATGATGTCACGGCCTATGCGGCGCAATTGCGCGCGAAGAATTTCGGCAATGCCAGACCCGGCGCCCCTGACAAAACCGATTGGGGCAGTCTGGAATTGACCATTACCGATCCAGCGGGAAACAAATTGACCTTTTGCACTGATTTGCCGGAAGACGCGGCATGA
- a CDS encoding GNAT family protein, with amino-acid sequence MNRIDQLLAPIDAPGLHLEQLRQEHREALRALCPVDDPVWEIFPNRWAGEGFDPAFDATLANPDRCPFLILADGEPVGMSGYLHLNPADNWLELGGTYMTPAERGTGLNGRIKPLLIARALDCGFTRIEFRIDQRNIRSQRAVEKLGAVREGVLRKQRVTWTGHVRDTVIYSILADEWRGREMGG; translated from the coding sequence ATGAACCGGATCGATCAGTTGCTTGCGCCGATCGACGCGCCCGGCCTGCATCTGGAGCAATTGCGCCAAGAGCATCGCGAAGCGCTGCGCGCCCTCTGTCCTGTCGATGATCCGGTGTGGGAGATTTTCCCAAACCGCTGGGCGGGCGAGGGTTTCGATCCCGCTTTCGATGCGACCCTCGCCAATCCGGATCGCTGCCCTTTCCTGATCCTTGCCGACGGCGAACCGGTTGGCATGTCGGGCTATCTGCATCTCAATCCGGCCGATAACTGGCTGGAACTGGGCGGCACCTATATGACGCCCGCCGAGCGTGGCACGGGCCTCAACGGCCGGATCAAGCCGCTGCTGATCGCCCGCGCGCTCGACTGCGGCTTCACCCGCATCGAGTTCCGCATCGACCAGCGCAATATCCGCTCGCAACGGGCGGTGGAGAAGCTGGGTGCGGTGCGCGAAGGCGTGCTGCGCAAGCAGCGCGTCACCTGGACCGGCCATGTCCGCGATACGGTGATCTATTCGATCCTCGCCGACGAATGGCGCGGGAGGGAAATGGGCGGCTAA
- a CDS encoding DUF6491 family protein, which produces MKRLIAFIAALLLIAGASASALAAPMVSAPANTEASIPFIDHGGVWSWQADGSKGLYVQDQHRNWYYAALMDSCAELPFANAVGFETGGLDTLDRFGTVVVHGQRCPITSFTHSDGPPVKAKKG; this is translated from the coding sequence GTGAAGAGATTGATCGCCTTTATCGCCGCGCTGTTGCTGATAGCCGGTGCATCCGCGTCCGCTTTAGCCGCGCCGATGGTGTCGGCCCCGGCAAACACCGAAGCCTCGATCCCCTTCATCGATCATGGCGGCGTCTGGAGCTGGCAGGCTGACGGATCGAAGGGACTCTATGTGCAGGACCAGCACCGCAACTGGTATTATGCGGCGCTGATGGACAGTTGCGCCGAACTGCCCTTCGCCAATGCGGTGGGTTTCGAAACGGGTGGGCTGGATACGCTCGACCGGTTCGGCACGGTGGTGGTGCATGGCCAGCGTTGCCCGATCACCAGCTTCACCCATAGCGACGGCCCGCCCGTCAAAGCGAAGAAGGGTTAA
- a CDS encoding HAD family hydrolase, with amino-acid sequence MTIKLICLDADDTLWHNMRHFNATEHALLDMLRPFAEADVTRERLIACETRNLPLYGYGAKGFTLSMIETAVEVAGEKLSASMIEGILAAGRALLAHPVELFDGMEVTLRALAQVGPLVLVTKGDLLHQESKLAASGLGDLFSGIEIVSDKKADTFRTLFTRFGIAPEEAVMAGDSMRSDILPALEAGAWAAFIPQEGAWSHESARAPSDHARFVQLERLADLPGWIASAA; translated from the coding sequence ATGACGATCAAGCTCATCTGCCTCGATGCCGACGACACGCTCTGGCACAATATGCGCCATTTCAACGCGACCGAACATGCGCTGCTCGACATGCTGCGTCCCTTTGCCGAGGCTGACGTGACGCGCGAGCGGCTGATCGCCTGCGAAACGCGCAACCTGCCGCTCTATGGCTATGGCGCGAAGGGCTTCACCCTCTCGATGATCGAGACGGCGGTGGAAGTGGCGGGCGAGAAGCTGTCCGCTTCGATGATCGAGGGGATATTGGCGGCGGGCCGGGCGCTGCTCGCCCATCCGGTCGAACTGTTCGACGGGATGGAGGTCACGCTGCGGGCGCTGGCGCAGGTCGGGCCGCTGGTGCTGGTGACGAAGGGCGACCTGCTGCACCAGGAAAGCAAGCTGGCCGCGTCGGGCCTGGGCGACCTGTTTTCGGGCATCGAGATCGTCAGCGACAAGAAGGCGGACACCTTCCGCACGCTCTTCACCCGCTTCGGCATCGCGCCGGAGGAAGCGGTCATGGCGGGCGATTCGATGCGGTCGGACATCCTGCCGGCATTGGAAGCCGGTGCCTGGGCCGCGTTCATCCCGCAGGAGGGCGCCTGGTCGCATGAAAGCGCCAGGGCGCCATCCGATCATGCCCGCTTCGTTCAATTGGAGCGGCTGGCCGACCTGCCGGGCTGGATCGCCAGCGCGGCTTAA
- a CDS encoding type II toxin-antitoxin system VapC family toxin: protein MKAVDTNILARLLMVDDKAQAFAAMQLVKAGVYIPLTVFLETAWLLRSRYRLTRLETVESLRVLLELPDVIIEARDGVIWAVNRFEARGDFADFVHLVASMQADAFLTFDRALAPAAGSDVPIKVETVIA, encoded by the coding sequence GTGAAGGCCGTCGACACCAATATTCTGGCGCGGCTGCTGATGGTCGATGACAAAGCGCAGGCATTTGCCGCGATGCAGCTCGTAAAGGCCGGTGTTTATATTCCTCTGACCGTCTTTCTGGAGACCGCTTGGTTGCTGCGTTCGCGCTATCGGCTGACCCGGTTGGAAACGGTGGAATCGTTGCGCGTTTTGCTGGAATTGCCGGATGTCATCATAGAAGCACGGGATGGTGTTATCTGGGCCGTCAATCGTTTTGAAGCGCGGGGGGACTTTGCTGATTTCGTCCATCTTGTTGCTTCGATGCAAGCAGATGCCTTTCTGACGTTCGACCGGGCGCTGGCACCGGCCGCTGGCAGCGACGTGCCCATAAAGGTGGAGACCGTGATCGCATGA
- a CDS encoding thymidine kinase, protein MAKLYFYYSSMNAGKSTTLLQSDFNYRERGMATMLWTAAIDTRYGHGRIASRIGLESAAHPFEAGVDMLAAIAAQHQATPLSCVLVDEAQFLTRDQVWQLAAVCDRLGVPVLCYGLRTDFQGELFEGSAHLLGLADALTEIKTVCDCGRKATMNLRVDAAGRAIRQGAQTEIGGNERYVALCRRHFVEQMQG, encoded by the coding sequence ATGGCGAAGCTCTATTTCTATTATAGCTCGATGAATGCGGGGAAATCGACCACCCTGCTGCAATCGGACTTCAACTATCGTGAACGCGGTATGGCGACGATGCTGTGGACCGCCGCGATCGATACCCGCTACGGTCATGGCCGCATCGCGTCGCGCATCGGGCTGGAGTCGGCCGCGCATCCGTTTGAGGCCGGGGTCGACATGCTCGCCGCCATCGCCGCGCAGCATCAGGCGACGCCGCTTTCCTGCGTGCTGGTGGATGAGGCGCAATTCCTGACCCGCGATCAGGTGTGGCAATTGGCGGCGGTGTGCGACCGGCTGGGCGTGCCGGTGCTCTGCTATGGCCTGCGCACCGATTTTCAGGGCGAATTGTTCGAAGGCAGCGCCCATCTTCTGGGGCTGGCCGACGCGCTGACGGAGATCAAGACGGTCTGCGACTGTGGTCGCAAGGCGACGATGAACCTGCGGGTCGATGCGGCGGGACGGGCGATCCGGCAGGGCGCGCAGACCGAGATTGGCGGCAATGAACGCTATGTGGCGCTGTGCCGTCGCCATTTCGTGGAGCAGATGCAAGGATGA
- a CDS encoding alpha/beta fold hydrolase: MRLFGTALALASAMMLAMPAAAKDPATHPAVTTDPKPNAAYPAGMSAFVIPAENGAMNAVMYTAAGAGIHPTLLLLHGFPGNEQNLDLAQAARRAGWNVLTLHYRGSWGSPGTFSFGHASDDAFTALQFLQQPSTVAKYHIDTSAIVVAGHSMGGFMAADVAAAEPRVAGLFLIDPWDPAQTVAALATPEGEAGWKAEVAGDLPPLVGATYDSLTGEIKADGAKFDLGRRLAGYGRRPLTIIGAERGIGAMARKAAADAQGANPDARLMVWPTDHSFSDQRIALADALVRFLAGVAPTIR, from the coding sequence ATGAGACTATTTGGGACAGCATTGGCGTTGGCATCGGCAATGATGCTGGCCATGCCCGCCGCAGCAAAAGACCCCGCCACCCATCCCGCCGTCACCACCGACCCGAAGCCCAACGCCGCCTATCCCGCCGGGATGAGCGCTTTCGTCATCCCTGCCGAAAACGGCGCGATGAATGCGGTCATGTATACCGCTGCGGGCGCGGGCATTCATCCGACCTTGCTGCTGCTCCACGGTTTTCCCGGCAATGAGCAGAATCTGGACCTGGCGCAGGCCGCGCGGCGTGCCGGGTGGAATGTGCTGACGCTGCATTATCGCGGTTCCTGGGGCAGCCCCGGCACTTTCTCCTTCGGCCATGCGTCGGACGATGCCTTCACCGCGCTGCAATTTCTCCAGCAACCCTCGACCGTCGCCAAATATCATATCGACACCAGCGCGATCGTCGTCGCGGGCCACAGCATGGGCGGCTTCATGGCGGCCGATGTCGCCGCCGCCGAACCGCGCGTCGCGGGCCTGTTCCTGATCGACCCTTGGGATCCGGCCCAGACCGTCGCGGCGCTCGCCACGCCGGAAGGGGAGGCGGGTTGGAAGGCGGAAGTGGCGGGCGACCTGCCGCCGCTCGTTGGCGCGACCTATGACAGCCTGACCGGCGAGATAAAGGCTGACGGCGCCAAGTTCGACCTGGGCCGCCGCCTGGCCGGCTATGGCCGCCGTCCGCTGACGATCATCGGCGCGGAAAGGGGCATCGGCGCCATGGCGCGCAAGGCCGCCGCCGACGCGCAGGGCGCCAATCCCGATGCGCGGCTGATGGTCTGGCCGACCGATCACAGCTTCTCCGACCAGCGGATCGCTCTCGCCGATGCGCTGGTCCGTTTCCTCGCTGGCGTCGCGCCGACCATCCGCTAA
- the rbfA gene encoding 30S ribosome-binding factor RbfA: MSNSQEGPSVRLLRVGEQVRHVLSDILQRGDVHDDVLTQHVVSVTEVRMSPDLRHATIFVKSLLGQDEEAVLKALRTNTAYLQREVATRIRLKYAAKLKFIADESFDEGTHIDKLLRDPKVARDLPQDDGED, encoded by the coding sequence ATGAGCAATTCCCAGGAAGGCCCGTCCGTCCGCCTCCTCCGCGTGGGCGAGCAGGTACGCCATGTCCTGTCCGACATCCTCCAGCGCGGCGACGTGCATGACGATGTGCTGACCCAGCATGTCGTCAGCGTGACCGAAGTGCGCATGTCGCCCGACCTGCGCCACGCCACCATCTTCGTGAAATCGCTGCTGGGGCAGGACGAGGAGGCCGTGCTTAAGGCGCTGCGCACCAACACCGCCTATCTCCAGCGCGAGGTCGCGACCCGAATCCGCCTGAAATATGCGGCGAAACTCAAATTCATCGCCGATGAGAGCTTCGACGAAGGCACCCATATCGACAAGCTGCTTCGCGATCCGAAGGTGGCCCGCGACCTGCCGCAGGATGACGGCGAAGATTGA
- a CDS encoding AbrB/MazE/SpoVT family DNA-binding domain-containing protein: protein MNAKTILSAKGQIVIPKDVRDQLGYMTGQPFEVVTMGDSVLLRPERKMSGRSFDEIMAEFYARIKYDGPPVSIEEMNETIAEHWAKSGAEGDW, encoded by the coding sequence ATGAACGCCAAGACCATCCTGTCGGCGAAAGGCCAGATCGTCATCCCCAAGGATGTGCGCGACCAGCTTGGCTATATGACTGGACAGCCATTTGAGGTCGTGACGATGGGGGATAGCGTGCTGCTTCGGCCGGAACGCAAGATGTCGGGGCGGAGCTTTGACGAGATCATGGCGGAGTTTTACGCACGGATCAAATATGACGGTCCACCGGTGTCGATCGAAGAGATGAACGAGACCATCGCGGAGCATTGGGCGAAGAGCGGCGCAGAAGGCGATTGGTGA